DNA sequence from the Leptospira limi genome:
AATACGATTCGATTTTCCATTTTAATTGTGGAAAGTACGGATTGGAATTGGTCTGAGACATCAAGGGCATGAGCAAGGGCATCGGCACGTTTATCGGGTTCGTCTTCGATAGTGCTGTATTCCTTTCCTTCCTTATTGACCTTGGAAACTGTCTGGGTTTTCACCTCACGTTTGGTGCGTTGCCAATCGATGAGTAAGTTTCGGAGTACGGAAAAAAACCAAGTCTTAAAACTCGATTTCCCAACAAAACTTTTAAACCGTTTTCCAGTTTTGAGACGCTCAAAGGCATAAATATAATAGTCGGAAGCATCATCTTCCGTTAGATGGAAGACACGGATGGGAAAATTATAGATATCTTGGGAATAATGATCAAAAAACTTTTGTAGGGATTTTTCGTTGCCAGTCCCACATTCTTTGACAAGTTCCAAAATTTCTTCGGTGGAATAAGAAGTCTGTTCCATAAACTACTTTCCTAAAAAGGAACCCACCCCAAGACTTCTAATAACATGAAACGTATTGTTGTGATTTTGACTCTTCTGGCAAGTTTTATTTTCGCTGAGGGACAGAAGTCCGAAGGGAAACTTAATTTTGTTTGGCCAATCCAAGGTTTGGAACTCTCCTCCCTAATCACGAGTACTTTTGGTGAATCGAGAAAAGACCACTTTCATAATGGTTTAGACATTTCCTCAGTTTTACAACCCGTTCGTTCCATGGGAGATGGATTCATTTTATACTCTCGTTATGCGGAAGATAATCCTTTTGAGGATGAAAGAGGTTCGGGAAATATTGTTTGGATTGCACATAAAAATGGTTATGTGAGCGGTTATTACCACTTAGGTGGAACAAGGAACGAACTAGTCAAAAATCACAAACCAGTGAAAGCGGGTGATACAATTGGAATCTCTGGCAACACAGGTCACTCAACAGGCGGACATTTACACTTTGTTCTAGGAAAAGACTATGGAAAGACATTACTCGACCCACTCTCCTATTTACCTCCTGTCGAAGACAATATGCCTCCTCAAATCGCCAATTTGTTCATCCATGTAGGAGAAAATTATACCAATCTAAATGATGGTGACAATATCAATGTATCCAAAGCATTTCCACTTACAGTGAGTATCATTGATGGTGGGATCAAAAATAGCCAACGAAGAGGTATCAAAGAAGTGAAATACTTATTCAATGGTGAAACATACAAAGTGGCAAATTTTGAATCCCTTCAGTTTGATGGTTCCAAATGGAAAACAAAAGATGGCCATAGTTTTGATGATTTATTCTTTAAGGACCGTTATTTGGTAGGAGT
Encoded proteins:
- a CDS encoding sigma-70 family RNA polymerase sigma factor; its protein translation is MEQTSYSTEEILELVKECGTGNEKSLQKFFDHYSQDIYNFPIRVFHLTEDDASDYYIYAFERLKTGKRFKSFVGKSSFKTWFFSVLRNLLIDWQRTKREVKTQTVSKVNKEGKEYSTIEDEPDKRADALAHALDVSDQFQSVLSTIKMENRIVFKLSFVYYLHLDPEEIFYIAQKTSRPEEEIRSEILSLREELSNREEENLKMEDKITSLYLNILDLKEQKKQKAQGDSVEAQYYKERLDHALAKKYEQRKKLIEKKQKGHFLVRTPYREIARILGISEGGVSVTLLRVLEKIQKKMHSVTGES
- a CDS encoding M23 family metallopeptidase, translated to MKRIVVILTLLASFIFAEGQKSEGKLNFVWPIQGLELSSLITSTFGESRKDHFHNGLDISSVLQPVRSMGDGFILYSRYAEDNPFEDERGSGNIVWIAHKNGYVSGYYHLGGTRNELVKNHKPVKAGDTIGISGNTGHSTGGHLHFVLGKDYGKTLLDPLSYLPPVEDNMPPQIANLFIHVGENYTNLNDGDNINVSKAFPLTVSIIDGGIKNSQRRGIKEVKYLFNGETYKVANFESLQFDGSKWKTKDGHSFDDLFFKDRYLVGVLNLKAGENTIKVQTKDFSGHEGERNFSINITRISGGN